In Glandiceps talaboti chromosome 6, keGlaTala1.1, whole genome shotgun sequence, one DNA window encodes the following:
- the LOC144436919 gene encoding inactive pancreatic lipase-related protein 1-like produces MYAEDAKILGHMSASVCYEELGCFTNDPPFYDPPHRPLSYLPEDPSHIDTGFTMYSRLNPTVGHVLSAYDQSTVMSSFYNPALPTKIIIHGYLEYGDTLWMHQTKDEFLKAEDCQVILTNWLKGALAGYTKSTANTEVVGAEIALLMERMKEWASLKLDDVHLIGFSLGAHVAGYAGERLNQLGRITGLDPAEPYFKETHPIVRLDPRDAKFVDIIHTDAEALITWGFGIREAIGHVDFYPNGGHVQPGCDQGVVDRVDFDDGLYEGGKDFVACNHFRATHFFNVSINFPSPLFQAYPCPDEESFDDGKCMSCGTDGCSYMGFYSTENMPATGVEQVTYFLKTQDDYPYYTNHYHIQLVLGSDRKAEDQPAELYITLFGDNDKTEEKTLIEKAEKLKHENTYMFVVDTGKDLGPLESIHFRWVHDASLLHPGEWDVFKDPYLFVDQIIVTNLEDENEYYFCGENKPVDTDVTTAYYSESSC; encoded by the exons ATGTACGCAGAAGATGCGAAAATTCTTGGACACATGA GTGCCTCGGTGTGTTATGAAGAACTTGGGTGCTTCACTAACGACCCCCCATTCTACGACCCTCCACACCGTCCCCTCTCTTACCTCCCTGAAGACCCCTCACACATCGACACCGGGTTTACAATGTACAGCAGACTAAATCCTACAGTAGGACACGTGCTCAGTGCCTATGACCAGTCAAcggtgatgtcatcattttacAACCCTGCCCTGCCGACAAAGATAATCATTCACGGGTATTTAGAGTATGGGGATACTCTTTGGATGCACCAAACTAAGGATGAATTCCTGAAAGCAGAAGACTGTCAGGTTATTCTGACTAACTGGTTAAAAGGTGCTCTAGCTGGATACACAAAGTCGACTGCAAATACAGAAGTCGTAGGAGCGGAAATCGCCTTGCTGATGGAAAGAATGAAG GAATGGGCATCTCTGAAATTAGATGATGTTCACCTCATTGGGTTCAGTCTTGGTGCACATGTTGCCGGCTATGCTGGTGAAAGGTTGAATCAACTTGGAAGAATCACAG GTCTTGATCCAGCCGAACCATACTTCAAAGAAACTCATCCCATTGTACGTCTAGATCCACGAGATGCTAAATTCgttgatattatccatactGACGCCGAAGCATTGATCACATGGG GTTTCGGAATTCGCGAGGCAATAGGTCATGTAGATTTCTACCCCAATGGAGGACATGTACAGCCTGGATGTGACCAGGGCGTAGTAGATAGGGTGGACTTTGATGATGGTCTCTACGAAG GAGGTAAAGACTTCGTGGCATGTAACCACTTTAGAGCGACGCATTTCTTCAACGTTTCAATCAATTTCCCGTCACCATTATTCCAAGCTTATCCATGCCCAGATGAAGAATCCTTTGACGATGGTAAATGTATGTCTTGTGGCACAGACGGATGTAGCTATATGGGTTTCTACTCAACAGAAAATATGCCAGCAACTGGAGTTGAACAAGTCACGTATTTCCTCAAGACTCAGGATGACTATCCTTACTACA CAAATCATTACCATATTCAGTTGGTTCTTGGATCTGATAGAAAAGCTGAAGACCAGCCTGCAGAATTGTACATTACACTTTTCGGTGACAACGACAAGACGGAAGAAAAGACCCTTATTGA GAAGGCAGAAAAGTTGAAGCATGAAAATACGTACATGTTTGTGGTTGACACAGGTAAAGATTTGGGACCCCTGGAAAGCATTCATTTCCGATGGGTACACGACGCCAGCCTCCTGCATCCCGGTGAGTGGGACGTGTTCAAGGACCCCTATCTCTTCGTGGATCAGATTATTGTTACAAATCTCGAAGATGAAAATGA ATATTACTTCTGTGGTGAGAATAAACCGGTTGATACTGATGTCACAACGGCTTATTATTCAGAGAGCTCCTGTTAA
- the LOC144436213 gene encoding thioredoxin-like → MSVREIETKEEFDAALKQAGDKLVVVDFSAEWCGPCRQIAPKYKAMAAEFKDVVFLKVDVDVNSDTSEACGVNCMPTFQFFKNSEKVEEFSGANEDKLRSTLKEKGGK, encoded by the exons ATGAGTGTGAGAGAAATCGAAACCAAG GAAGAGTTTGATGCTGCTTTGAAACAAGCTGGTGATAAACTAGTGGTTGTGGATTTCTCAGCCGAGTGGTGTGGACCATGTAGGCAAATTGCCCCCAAATACAAA GCAATGGCAGCAGAATTTAaagatgttgtatttttaaaagttgaTGTTGATGTAAATTCA GATACCTCAGAGGCCTGTGGAGTCAACTGTATGCCAACCTTTCAGTTCTTTAAGAATAGTGAGAAG GTTGAAGAATTTTCAGGAGCTAATGAAGACAAGCTCCGTAGCACATTAAAAGAAAAGGGAGGCAAATAA